A stretch of DNA from Tigriopus californicus strain San Diego chromosome 11, Tcal_SD_v2.1, whole genome shotgun sequence:
TGGCCATGGTTTGAGTCTCGTTTGTGGTGATGATGTTGGTTGTGATTATCGTGGCGATAGGTGGTGTGACTACCCCCAGAAGAGGTGCCTGCCAGGTTGGCTGTAAACATGTTCAATTGGAATGCTTGGGAATTTATGGACCACCAACAAAACTCAGGTCCATCGGAACTTTTCTTTTACTCCAAACTAGAACGAATTGATGGAACTCAAGTCGCGAAGAAAGAAGCGTAATCCAGAATAACTTCAAAGCCTCTTGTTAGCAAACATTTCGTGGTCAAACAATGTCACAGCACTTTTTATCCCACTCATTCCCGATCACTTTCTTCTCGTTGTTGTCCATGGCTTCATGGGATAAGATGAAGGTAACTTTTGCAGGACACCGAGACCGGTTACACCACCATTTACATGTGACTGCGGTGCGCTCCGGTCTGTTGGGTGTGTGCAGGCAACGAAGAAGTCTGAGTAAAACACCACTTACGTTTCCAGCCCAGTTTGCATTCAATGAGGAAAGGCAATAATACGTCTTAAGAAAGCTTCATCCAAACCCACATTCCTGAGCTCCTATGGACAATTCAATGAGTGTTCAAGTGGGTAAAGGGCTGACTATAGTATCAGGGCGACCAAGTAGTAGTCCATATGATAGAGTTGGTCCCTTTGAAGCCAAAgtgacctttttttgttccaattgtgCCGTTGGGTGTTTTGATTGACTgcacaaagagagagaaagagaaagagtgagagagagagagaggatgaAGTTTGTTTAAAATGTGGGATTTAAACGAGTCCCGGCAGGCCAAGCCAACATCCTAATCAAAACACTCTCACTTTTCCAAATTGGGACCAGGGCTAACAAGGCTGGGACACCACTTTAGCACAATTAATTGATCCTTGGGACACCAAGCAGTTATTCATCGGTTGTTTCTGCATTTCTGTTTCTCTCTTTAAGCTGTTTTCTCGGTCAATATATTTGCAGAGCACAAGAAGATTGAGACACTTGGAGAAGGATCGTGGAGGATCATTTCGAGCATAAAGGAACGAACAACGAGGAGTTCACTTTTGCACCTTTTCCTGTTGGCTTCAATAATAACACAACGCCTCGAGTATCATCCATCCTTGGCCTCCGTTGAGTGAGGCTGCTTTTATCCTAGTTAGTGTTTCACAACTTGGCCCAAACCCAGAACTAACACGCCAAGAACGTTGAGCAAACGAGCGATCGGATAGATCCCATGTTGtccccccccctttccccAAGGCCCGAACCGGAAAGCTACCTTCTTCAGGGAATTCAAATTGTTGACTGCATTCGCAAGGCTGTCCCACAAACGATCACAGGGTGAGGATGGGCCTGATGCGTGGGCTTGCAATGTGATCCAAGCATGAAGTCCATGACCGATGATGAGCCTGTAGGGTGGGAAATTCATTACGATtgtgtatttttttctaaGCATTCGGGTCGGACGAGCACAACGAGCAAGCGTGGTGATCGATTGACACTAGAAGTACTGATCttcgtacgtacatatacGTAAATGAAGGTGTCCCATAATTGGCTAGTTTTGCAAACGCAGGCAGATCATTCTTGCCGGGGAGGGAAAATGATAGGCTCTCTTTCTTAACCTGTGGAAGAGTAGAAACATGATGGGCCGATACTTTTCTGCAAGTGGTCCAAACCCATGCACGCGTTTCCTTAATTTACCATTGCTTAGCGTTCGGAAACGAGGGAATGCTTGTAGAATGTTTTTTTGGAATATTTCCAGACTAGACAGATATCCCAAATTCTTGGCATTCAATTAGAGGACCCAACTTCGTTCAAAATTTGCTAATTGGGTAAGTAGAGCAAGTCTGTCACACTGGAAATCTTCAGAAAAGGGATCGCCAAGTTGACACGTTGAAATTTTGGACAGAAACCTGCCAATAACTCCCGGGATCCCGTCAATCAAAACGAGTGAATGTTCAACTCCGTTCGAATTCGAATCACAAAACTTGTGCTTGCTTGgcttgaacttcttgattcATGGAGAATTTAGGTAGCACTCAGTTTGTGTGCTTTTATTTTACTCGCTGGCTTCTTGAATTCAAATAAATGAGGGTCTGTATTGATGGCATTCCAAGCAAGTCGTCcttccatcctccatccatctTGTGTGACTGGATAATGTACCGAGAAAACAAAAACGAGCCCTAAATCGGCCCTCAAGAATGGTGTGTTGTGTGGCttcttaacaaattgcttttcGCACCAGATTATCGAGACCATAATGAAGCATTGAGTCTGCCTAATGAAGCTCCTGTCTCAAAATGGAATTAAAATGCACGGCCAAGGAATCTatatctacgtacgtactgtatgtaAGAGCTCGGTGGTCGATCGCTTTTTAGGTTGCAATTCTCCAACGATCGAACAAGCCACATCAGTTCGACCCGGTGGGTCGGTTATTCACCTTGGTGTTGGCGCTCATATCATTCTCCTTGCATTTTACAGGGCATTGGAAAACAAAAGGCGCCATTCCAGACCGATTGATGGAAGGATGGACCCCGAGAACGATACCACCTCGGGCATCAAAATTGACTCCTAGCTTCACGGGGCCCTCGATTCATTCTTAGAGAGGTGAttcaatattttggccattgaaTACAAAATTGGATCTAAACCGACCATGTCAGCTAGTGCTTGTGCACCTAGTGGCACATATCTAAGAATTAGTGCGTCAAGTAGATGACGGGACTAAAAGTATGCTTGATACTCTCTCTACCTCAGGTGGATTACGAGAACCCTGTTGGATTCAATTAAATTCTAAGTGGCCTTCATTCTTACTGCTTTCGTTTTTAGTCTTTAGAGTTGCGGTTGTGTCGCTTGCaagccaatgaaaaatgaagtatATAATTATTGTACTGTACTCCACATTGAATTTTGGTAATATGTTGTGTGACAACTATATTTTGACATTACGACAAGAGCAAGAGCCTCTTAACAACATTGATATGTCTTATCTCATTGAGGAAAGAATGTAAAGCAACAATTTGCGTCATGAATGAATGTACGTAAATACTACTTGAATCTTGAGTATAAAGTAAGCTTTTAGATTTACAACGTTTATGACTGTTTTTCGTACTAAATAATTGAAGCATGTTTCCAACACAATACTTGCAATACATTATGTTCAGTGCGAaaacaaattgcaaaaacaCACAGTATTGTTTCCCGATGGTTGAAATGCCCAATTAAGCTTCAACAGAAAAAGTCTAAGAAGCACTTCTGATTTTTTCTAGTTCACAAAGGAATAAGGGACAGTAATCATTATTTTGAATAGTGTAACGAtaagtcaaaattgaaaattatatGCCTAAACATCCATCAAGGATTACcgtttttgataagctatttCAAGGACCTGAGACAGATACTTTagccaatgaattgaaattagaTGATAATATTTTAATTTGTTGGAGAGTGAAATGAGTGGAAGTGGTTCAGACTTCAGATTTAGCCCAAAAAAGGCACCAAGACATTAAATAACGATAGTTTTTGACTCTAAAAATcgaattacttttttcaatgttttttacATACTGTCGAATTAGGCCAAAAAACAGTTCTTTACAGAAGGAACATGTAACAGaatatgaagaagaaaagcaatatttttcaGAGAGTGTATAGCTTTAAAAGGAACCAGTTAATcgaaaaagaataaaaacaaATCGACCGTTTTTCATCTATTTTTAGTAAAGACTTCAGTCATAGACTAAGTCTGACAAGCCATCTCCTCCTTGCATTTTCATAAAAGTTCAATTCAATGCCAAATTTGCGGTTTCATTGAAAGCACAAAATAAGTATTCTTCATGCAATGCTCATGTGCTTAGATGACACTGAAAAAACAACATCAAGTGTCTGTACATTTGATTTCACATAAACTTAGTGCATTACAAAGCTAATTGagtgaaaatggaatcacATAAACTCACATATCATCGACTGATGAAAATGCTATGAACGAATTCATATAGATCAACTACCTGAAGTGGAAGCGCAAACGCACTTGTATTATCCATGAAATAGCTTTTTAAACGCTATTCTTCTTCGAGTGTTTTTAGACATGCAAGTTCTTACTTTGACATATTCTAATATCATATCATATTAAGCAATCCAAGTTCATCTCATGACTTTGTGAGCTAGACGTTTgttggaaaattcaattgaaactgGATGAGGCATCTTGCAACCACTTGTGCTCTATCTAATTTCTGGCCACGGCCATATTGTTTCTTCAGGTCGAAAGACGTTGTTGTCACACAACATGCTCTCTCGTTTCCATTTGAAGCGAACTATCCACCTGAATTGAAATGGTCATTATATGTCAATAAAAGTTCATTCTCGACAAAGTTGTTTTATAAACAGGTATAAGCCTGGTAAAAATCCCTCTGTTTCGACTGATTAAAGTTTACCGTCCCCCAtttggaaatatttgctttgcttaGGATAGCAACATGCTCGGCTGAAATCAGACATTCAGGTTGAAACATAAAGTGCGTAACTAATATGACAAAGAATTCGATTGATAGAATACGAAGTCTATATCAAAAGCAGTAAGAATTCTGTTCTTGCAAATTCATTGATTTACTTCCGCTAAATTAGCCAAAGTATGGTACTTTTTGCTGCCTTCCAAATATGGCAGAAGTATCGTTAATAACTAAGCTAGTATTTCAGTCACCGATAGTTTATTGATGTTTGTTCCTGATTAATGAACTCGAATACCTTTTTTTAcgaaataaaaaacaaattatcttCTATTCCGTGatattgaaacattttcttcTTACCATGAGTGCTCTGTTAAAGCTGTATGTCTCTATTGGTGTTGTTAATATATCATTTAATTATCATACCACTTCAAAGCATCACCTTTGACATTTAATGTTAATTGCTCGTAACCAACTTTGGGGAATAGACATTTGATATATATTTCTCAATTTTAGTCCCATACTCCATTTCGACAATCGTATATTTTGATTTCGTAGTTAAGCTAATGATGTTTCTCCCAAGAACTATAGAATAACACCCTAGTTATGAACGAATCACTCAATGTATGGCATCCTTAAACCGAAAGGGAATGTAATCATCACCAGAGCTGTCCAAATAGTACAATgtaaattgacaaaaaaacgaaTGCAATTTAAAATGCAACACAGGGTAAAAAATGGAAGCGTAAAAGGCGAAAAATGCAGATATTTTCAGCTCTATTTCATCGCAATTTGctttttgtaacaaaatcaTAAGCAGAATGGTCACGGAGCAAAAAATCACGGtaagcaaaaatgcaaaaggaTACACAAATTGTTTCTGCAAGCACTCAACTCAACTATATGAATATAGCAAGCTTGATTTCATACCTAAAGGGTACCAAGCTGCCCCGGCTAAAAAGGTTAAGGGACATATTCAGagacactgaaaatgtaattcGAACAAAAGGAACTTGTGTAATGGTGAAGTTTTAATTGATTTTCCTCCAGAACATATCAAAGCATAGATGCTCAAGTGATGCATCTTCCATGTTGAACCAACAAGAAattctttctcttttatttgATATATTATATATATCACATATATTAGGAAAAGGCAAAGTATTAACAGCAATCTATTAGCAAAAGCTGAAGATatataattttgaatggttgaatgaatggcgtgaaaaagtgaaatattcaagccgtttgaaaaaaaaaatagcagcagtagcaaaaaatatggAGTGGCTAAATAAGGACAaattgtttcttcaaaaaaaaattggaaaatgaattgtttaaAAACCTTTACTTTTGGAGCGATCATGGccaaaaatgcaagaaagcTAAATCCCAGAATGATGCAAATAGTGAAAAACGatgagagaaaatgaaaccatttgcatattttggacaGCCCTGCTAATCATCCGGCATATTTTACGTTTATTTATGATTGTTGTTTCATGGCAAAATTCTACAAGTAAAATCTAATTAAAGCCAACCGAATTCGAGTTTCTTGCTAATTTTCGGATTTTCGAAGTCTACCATTTTTTGGTTCCTGTTTAAAGGCAGTTTATCTTAACATGCACGATCAACAGAGGGCAGTTTATCTACAacgcaaacaaaaaaaaatatagagGGACAAAAATATCAGACATTTCGTTGGATTGACGTGATTGACCGACCGTCTAAGACGTTTAACACATTCGATATTGGTCTATTCACAGATTTCTAGAGAAGGGAAAACTTTGTATGGCCGGAACCATTCACTTTAATCGAAATTAACACTTCATAAGATCATAAGGTCTTGTCAAATCGGTcaatttgggctcaaatcaAGCTTTAGCTAATTAGGAGATGTGATGAAAGTTATGAAACAATCAATCACCAcaaaaaaatttgaatattcGGCCCACTCGTGTCCAAATAAATAAGCTTTAAAacgaactttgaaatgaatcactttcccagaaaatgagaagacTAATTTGCCTTTAATCAAGAAGATCTaagtttcttgttcttttactaaatttcaaatagaacaatggctcagagttgctctGACTAGAGAACAGGCCGCTTTGGCGGGATGTCCGTTCTCTAGTAcagtccacaaaaaaaaccttgaacgACAGGCACAGATGGCCGGATTTGAAGGGTATGAGTCATTCTTGAAAACTCGGAGCAAACGTCAAACGCCCCAGTTTCAGATTTTGAAGGCTGATTCCAAGCCCGTGGGACACAAGCACCATGCAGCCCCGTAAAACTATTGCTCTATCGAAACAGAATCTCAATTCAGTCCAGAGCCTTTGTCAAGTTTCATCCCACCAACTTTTCCTCGCTGTCTTATAGGTCTGGACCTCCATTTGGCCACCCTGGACTGATGTTGCCAGTGGGCCTAGGAGGACCCACCTATGCCGGCAGCGGGCCGAATTTTTGCTGCGTAAATTATTATAGTTTCAGGCTGTCTGGCACGATTGGCCGTGGAGTCAACGTCAAAGCACAAAGCATGTACCAAGAGAATGGGATGCGAGCCAGCCGGCCAGACTAGCTCTTTAAGCGGATGGGTGATACAGTGAAATCCGGATATAGGAGTCTTAAGAAAAATTAACTCAAAAGGGCTCTTATTTCCTGATTGTCCCTTCAAACCCACTCTGCTTTGTCTGGTGGAACATGATACAGTAGTGATGATTGATGACTCTTGTGAATGTAATAAGCAACATCAACCCTTAAACATAGTGTCCTTTATTTATAATTGAAGAAATGCGTATTTTTCTTACCGTTTGGCCAGTTTGGCTTGAAATACAATATTGTTCgatcaatttcttgaaatgtctgACAATCCAAGAAGTTTTCATGATAAAACCACCAAGGATATTCAAgatctcgattttttttctttgactctTTTTTAGAGAATAACTCaaatttgtagaaaaaaaagaatacttTTTCGCAAAAAAGATTACTGACTCCGGATATTGCACCTTGGATTGGTTCTTGTAACCGAAATGATTTATAAACTAAAACTACTGCTTGAATAAAAATAATGCTTATATTACCGAAGTGCCTATAACGATATTTCATTGCATCTGAATAACTAGCTGCTAAGGTGTGGTTTCTGATGGCAGAGGCACTGCATACAGTAATAGTTGTCAAAGTCTACCGATTAAGCTGAGTTAGGGGCCCCCAAAACAAAGCTTAATATTACTATCATCACTGTTCTTGGCTGGGTTTTCAATGATTCAAGTGTCGACAGAGCAAAAATTGGAGAATTCAGCAGTGAATCAAAGCAAATCCTGACCAATCCTATTCTTATCATAGTATTAGTATTACCATTTAGAATTTGTCATTGAGCCTGGCCAGTCCGTTGGTGGTTGGGATTATATTGCTGTCGAGATGGCTGCCGCATCCTCGTCCAACAATGCTCGGCTGGACGAGACCCGTCGCCAGGTGGACGAGGTCCAGAACATCATGAAGGCCAACGTGGACAAGGTCCTGGAGCGCGATGGCAAATTGGGCCAACTCGAGGAGAGGGCGGATCGCCTCCAAGAAGGCACGGAACAGTTCCATCGCTCGGCCGTGCGAATCAAACGCAAGCAGTTCTGGGAgaacatgaagatgaagatcatCATCGGCGTGGTCATCGGCGTCGTTGTCATCATGTTGCTCGTCTGGATGTTCTATTAGGTCCCTCCCTCCATGCACGCCTGCAACACAACGCTGAGATTGAATCTGGACCAATTTTGTGAACAACTAAGATATTCCATTTGGAGCCATCCACTTTTGGTTGGCCATCTTACCCCGTTGAACCAATGTGTATTTGAATAAGAGTGCGGAAAATAATAGTGAAGATCGATGGTTGTTCTCCTCTATGTAGAAGTTAGAATATACTTTATGGTGGTTTCAATTGCTCCGCCCACTTGACTGAGTGCgaggcccaacagggtgttcaACTGTTTATGCTTTGGTAATTGTCTGGCCCAGAATGCTTATCATTCATTAGCTATCCCAAACATGCATGGACCGTCCGATTTTTTGGACCGGAAGCCGAATCCAATGCATTGTTAGTAAGCGTAGATCGGACACATGGATCCACCCATGGGATGGGGTGTTGGGGCCATTGGTTTGGCCCTCGTTTCTCGTACCATGTTCCACGTGCTGGAAGGTTGGGAACAACACCCAAGGAAGGCCAACCGAGGAACCCACCAACAGTGGCTCTGAGCttaccctctctctctttctctctttctctctttctcgtccgtccgtccaagaagagtgaaagaaagaaagaaaaaagaaacttcGTAACTAATCCAACAATACGAAgaattttggccaatattAGCCCGGtattcttcttgttctttgttTTTCAGTGGAAACAATTCAAACTATCTTCCTCATTGTTGTTGTcctcgtcgttgtcgtcgagGCCGGCTTATTAGCGGCCTCCATCCTCCAAACACGGCAAAGGAGTATACCAGTACTAAGAAGGAAGCCAAGaagggaaagaagaaagagattgCTTAGTCTGCTAGCTAgggtctctttttcttttttcttgtcttttttcttcttcttccttccttcctttgtgAACGGAAAATTGGCCTATGACTTGGCATTCGCTGCTTAGCTTCATTCCCGCTGGTCCCTCGTCGGACTCTTATTTGTAACAAGGAACAATTCCTGGCTCAAGAATGTTCAATAGGAATTTGTTCTCTCCTTCCGTTTGATACTCTAAAACTTTGAGATGGGCGTTCTGTTTTCATAGAAACGGGCTATGTTTCTTTGCCAGCCCTCACCCAACGTTGCGACATGGTTAGTGGTAAAAAAGATTCTAATTTGTCACACCCGGCTTACGTTTGGATTGAGCTAGAGAGCATAATCGGGCGGACAATGAAAACAGATCGAACCACCACCCCACTCGCGCAAGGTCTACCCACAGATGGCGTTGTAAACAGAGTCTTTGGTTGGAACTTGTAACATTGAAATATTCCAACTACCTACTTGGTTATGGAACATGTAAACTAATAATTGCGCCTAATTTAATGTGTTTAATTGCATTAAGCTATTAAGAAGGCAACAACTTTAAGCCAGCATCCTTTAACAGCAATTAAGTCAGCATCACGTAAATTTGTTTTGCCGGTTCTAAATTCTCCCCATCACTCTTCAACCTCTGGGTTATTCCTAGCCTTGCTATCGAAGATTGGCGACAATTTTCGAGGAAATTCCCTGGACCTTGGGCAGAAAGTGTCGGTCGTTGACGACTCCATCAGTTGAGACGGGTTACCGCTGTGACTCTCCGGATGAGCCTGAACCCGTCAGATTGTGTTGGTCAAAGCAAAGTGATGCAAGGGAAGTTTGCAACTCAACAGGGGTCACTCAGGAATAACGTTTTGGCGGgactcattgttttgtttagAATCTTGTTGATTATTTTATGTGCACTTCTTATTATAATGCCTTCgttgtttttcaattgtgaTGTAGGGCAATAATATTCTGGACATTTCAGATTGCCCTACCTCCCGGCCTACTCCATCAAACCAGACACGCCTTTGGACACACACGCCCCTTCGTAAGAAAATAACATTCGACTCGGAGAATGTAAATCATAAACAAAAGAAGATGCGTGTTGATCATTTACCATTCCCCGGGAAAACTATACTTGTTCTAAATTGAGACGTCCTATTTAAATTGTTCATAGGAGCTTTAAAGACCCAATGTCACATGATAATACACGtggttttgatcatgatgtagaataataataatcatagACCTAAGTCGATTGGAAGTCAAGGCTTAACGGAAAGAGCAATCTTGGGAGAGGTGTCTGAATGAAATGGCGAGTAATGTTAACGATATTAACACATCAAATCGGACTTTCTGCCAGTTTACCTATCCTCTGAGAACGTTTTGTGAAGGATATAGTGAGATGGATGTAGTAAAAGTCATACCAATCCCTGCCTTTGAGTTCCAGTCGTTCAGTCTTCCCCTTGTCTGTCTGTTCTATGCCCCCGGTATAATCTCGAGTTCCTCCCAGAACAAAGACAATCCAAGTGCGAATCCAGTGGTGCTGGCCAATGATGGATGATCATTCCCTCGAtcgattgggatccaaggatGAGACTAAAATCCAATCCAGGCTCAATTTCATCCATCTGAATTAGTCTAATTAAATTGGGGGCTTCATTCCATCGATCTCGGGGTCTGGCAATTAGGTATGGCTCATCCCCATTACTGGCGTtatcaaaaccattcaaagccatACTATGCTTTACGTATCAACCTAACCCACCCATGTCCGTCCTCCCGTTTGTCCATTCGAGTCTGTGCTGGAGACTGCACATAGTAAATCTGACATGTATGATGACCTCTTTTCTCcggttcattttcttcaccttGAAGGTCAACAAAGGCCTTTTTTGGGAGCTTTGAGGTCCACTCTGAGTGCATGCATGCCTTCGAATTCATAGTGTTGAGCCGCCAAACAACAGAACTATGGACCCACAGGACGCTTACCCATATGCATAAATAAACAAATGCATCTACATGAGTGTCAAATATCATTAGTGTGCATGTACAAACTGTATTTGGTTCGAGTAATGGTCGGTTCTGTCTCAAAAACTGATcgggaaaatgcattttcttggGAAGGAGTGCCATGGACAGTAACCGAATTTCCCTCTCGCAGGGAAATCTCATCGAGTGTTTACTCACTTTTCTGACATCTTCGGGACATGTACATAGATTTGACTGTTGAACGGAAATATTGAGTTATCAAAGAGGGTCAAGGAAGGAGTTGATGAACTCTGATTCCACATCGATATGAGTATTAGCAATTTGGTACGCA
This window harbors:
- the LOC131890009 gene encoding vesicle-associated membrane protein 2-like, which codes for MAAASSSNNARLDETRRQVDEVQNIMKANVDKVLERDGKLGQLEERADRLQEGTEQFHRSAVRIKRKQFWENMKMKIIIGVVIGVVVIMLLVWMFY